A genomic segment from Candidatus Neomarinimicrobiota bacterium encodes:
- a CDS encoding choice-of-anchor B family protein, with protein IYMIEHFLAIPSITVSPDTLDFGTVFIGFPDTLSVNVTNTGFAPLQITGISVAGVGFTANTSVFTLEPGETHLIDVALAATSIQAYTGSLTITSNDPDIPTVTVVLRGEGILAPAIEVTPTTLSAALFTGGQETQVVQISNTGDSDLIYSLTPEYEGVQGVSIELLGNVDYPQDASDVWGYSAPDGTELAIIGLSTGVSFVEVSTDPAQLTEVAFIEGPSSIWRDIKTYSHYAYIVTEGGGGLQIVDLADPQHPILAATYVASFYHAHNLFIDEAGFAYIVGSDAANGGLHILDLTDPVNPVVAGNWSDRYVHDVFVRNNTAYAADIYRGTLDIIDVTIKSNPTLIASTITSGFFTHNVWLTDDGNYALTTDEVFGGYVDIYDIRDLNSITRVAQYRLDPNHIPHNVFVKGNLAYLSAYVDGVVILDISDPTNPVAVAQFDTFEGDGFYDGAWGVYPFARNNLIYVSDIQSGLYVLEVHGWLGTSPDSGTVAAGSSVDVSVTFDASGLSGGSYDANMVIASNDPVNPEIIVAVSLAVTGAPDIAVSADTLDFGQVFVNAATTLELAVKNDGSDPLYITGVVADPIVYTVIPPVANIDPTETDTFLVTLAPTSLGDYPGTLTFTSNDPDEETLVIILQGQGILPPIIAVSPDSLGADLFTGDTLVQQLTIDNSAGGSDLVYEILVEAVELGLAPSATKPGLAPSQAHTTVSPRSSSLADLLGDRFRSRHRGKLGVRQRAKSVQGTPAGPAASEVWRLLYTDPQEFGPGFDVQHVYGQVTPEEILFRLEGYAPLTDSIFGIIAIDADQDTLTGLNIDAVTDYGWQLGIDYLLVTFHLYSELLQYVSYNGDWDFEFVDIPTSQIVEIGSSDIILGVGRDPFVGLPALNFAVEMISELIEMVPDQGQGNITFPLSPPWLRLGTQAGVVQAGTQADVSVVFDATGLFGGEYSAAIQILSNDPATPQLTVPAHLSVTGAADVATPIDSVDFDVAFVGFIDSTIFILENIGTDLLTVSGITSGSGELTISQVTLSIPPLASDTITLYLLAGNTGAYSTMLTISSNDPDTPELLVPVSADVLLAPDIHVTPTEFTLAVHPDSAHSELLTLYNNGGSELSYAVSIAYPDDGLSKGQATYDEGGPDAFGYRWKDSNEPGGPAFDWIDAMGGSLASLSDDSYVTGISLGFDFSYYGQQYSSVNIMSNGWISFTDFDYWFPNQVPDSDQVPDSARYYTGVIAPFAGDLYPPGGQVLYHSMGSEPNRVFVVEFNGVPWCCSGPPYMTFEVILYEAGDKIRFQYFDLQGQTPWAIGIASPDNSTGLGNGGSGITYIDPAIVGDNYALEFSARTEWLLVEPTAGSVAAGDSVNIAITTDISELDLGSYSAQILVTSNDPDEGQVAVPVALTVTLEVAAGLGLPQSFALHQNYPNPFNPTTTLRFDLPAATHVRIVIYDLLGREVVHLVNGRLEAGYHGLIWNGRDTRGREVPTSIYIAHLMTPGYTKSIKMVLLK; from the coding sequence ATATACATGATCGAGCATTTTCTTGCCATCCCGAGTATTACCGTCTCGCCCGATACTCTCGATTTCGGAACGGTCTTCATCGGATTCCCTGACACGCTCTCCGTCAATGTCACGAACACCGGCTTCGCGCCCCTGCAAATAACGGGAATAAGCGTCGCGGGTGTCGGTTTTACAGCTAACACAAGTGTGTTTACCCTTGAACCCGGTGAAACCCATCTCATTGACGTGGCCTTAGCGGCTACATCCATCCAGGCCTACACAGGCTCATTGACCATTACCAGCAACGACCCGGACATTCCGACGGTGACCGTGGTTTTACGGGGCGAAGGGATACTCGCGCCGGCAATCGAGGTAACGCCCACCACCCTCTCCGCTGCCCTGTTCACCGGTGGGCAGGAAACTCAGGTGGTGCAGATCAGCAATACCGGCGATAGTGATTTGATCTACTCCCTTACCCCTGAATATGAAGGGGTGCAGGGGGTCAGTATCGAGCTTCTCGGCAACGTCGACTATCCCCAAGACGCGTCCGATGTATGGGGCTATTCCGCACCTGATGGCACTGAGCTCGCCATCATTGGTTTATCAACTGGCGTGTCGTTCGTGGAGGTCTCCACCGATCCTGCTCAATTGACGGAAGTTGCTTTCATCGAAGGCCCCTCCAGTATCTGGCGGGACATCAAGACCTACAGCCACTATGCTTACATCGTCACCGAAGGCGGCGGGGGGTTGCAGATCGTCGATCTGGCCGATCCCCAGCATCCCATCCTGGCAGCTACCTATGTTGCCTCTTTCTACCACGCCCACAACCTGTTCATCGATGAGGCCGGTTTCGCCTACATCGTAGGCAGCGACGCCGCCAATGGGGGGCTGCATATATTGGACCTCACCGATCCGGTTAACCCGGTGGTGGCCGGAAACTGGAGCGACCGCTACGTCCACGATGTGTTCGTGCGCAACAATACCGCCTATGCGGCGGACATCTACAGGGGAACGCTGGACATCATCGATGTCACAATAAAGTCAAACCCCACCTTGATCGCTTCTACCATTACCTCAGGGTTCTTCACCCACAACGTTTGGCTCACCGATGACGGCAACTACGCCTTGACCACCGATGAAGTGTTTGGTGGGTACGTTGATATCTATGATATTCGTGATCTTAACAGTATCACCAGGGTAGCCCAATACCGGCTGGATCCCAATCACATACCCCACAATGTGTTTGTGAAAGGCAATCTCGCCTATCTCTCCGCCTATGTGGACGGGGTGGTGATCCTGGACATTTCGGATCCCACCAACCCGGTGGCCGTGGCGCAGTTTGACACCTTCGAGGGCGACGGCTTCTATGATGGGGCCTGGGGAGTCTATCCCTTCGCCCGAAACAACTTGATTTACGTGAGTGACATACAGTCGGGTCTGTATGTGCTGGAGGTCCATGGCTGGCTGGGTACATCCCCTGATAGCGGTACCGTGGCTGCCGGAAGTTCGGTGGACGTGAGCGTAACCTTCGACGCTAGTGGTCTCAGCGGGGGCAGTTATGACGCGAACATGGTGATAGCCAGCAACGACCCGGTGAATCCCGAAATCATAGTGGCGGTTTCATTGGCAGTCACCGGAGCGCCCGATATTGCCGTTAGCGCTGATACCCTGGACTTCGGCCAGGTCTTTGTGAACGCAGCGACAACTTTGGAGCTGGCTGTGAAGAACGACGGCAGCGATCCCCTGTACATTACTGGAGTTGTGGCGGACCCAATCGTTTACACAGTGATCCCGCCCGTCGCCAATATCGACCCTACCGAGACTGATACGTTTCTCGTCACACTTGCTCCTACCTCCCTCGGCGACTATCCCGGCACACTGACCTTCACTTCCAACGACCCCGACGAAGAGACTCTGGTGATCATCCTGCAGGGGCAGGGGATACTGCCACCCATTATTGCCGTTTCGCCGGATTCGCTGGGTGCCGACCTGTTCACCGGGGACACTTTGGTCCAGCAATTGACCATCGACAACAGTGCCGGTGGGAGCGACTTGGTTTATGAGATTCTCGTCGAGGCCGTGGAACTAGGGCTGGCCCCCTCTGCAACAAAGCCAGGCCTTGCACCTTCACAGGCTCACACCACAGTAAGCCCTCGGTCGAGTTCGCTAGCTGATCTACTCGGCGACAGATTCAGAAGCAGGCACAGAGGAAAATTGGGTGTTCGTCAACGAGCAAAGTCGGTCCAAGGCACACCTGCAGGCCCAGCTGCATCTGAGGTTTGGCGCCTGCTTTACACCGATCCGCAAGAGTTCGGACCCGGATTTGACGTGCAACACGTGTACGGCCAGGTCACCCCCGAGGAAATTCTCTTCAGGCTGGAGGGCTACGCCCCACTGACTGATAGCATCTTCGGTATCATTGCCATAGACGCCGATCAAGATACCTTGACAGGCCTGAATATTGATGCCGTGACAGATTATGGTTGGCAATTAGGTATCGACTATTTGTTAGTGACTTTCCACCTATACAGTGAACTCCTGCAGTATGTGAGCTACAATGGTGATTGGGACTTTGAATTTGTCGATATTCCTACTTCCCAAATTGTAGAAATCGGCTCAAGCGACATCATCTTGGGCGTTGGTCGGGATCCTTTTGTAGGGTTACCTGCGCTCAACTTTGCAGTAGAAATGATTTCCGAACTTATAGAGATGGTCCCCGATCAAGGCCAAGGAAACATAACATTTCCCCTATCACCCCCCTGGTTGCGGTTGGGTACTCAGGCAGGTGTTGTACAAGCAGGGACTCAGGCCGATGTTTCTGTGGTGTTTGATGCTACAGGATTGTTTGGTGGTGAATATTCTGCCGCGATTCAAATCTTGAGCAACGATCCGGCTACGCCTCAGCTAACTGTGCCGGCCCATCTTTCCGTTACCGGTGCGGCAGATGTGGCTACTCCCATCGACTCAGTCGACTTCGATGTCGCGTTTGTCGGCTTCATCGATAGCACCATTTTCATATTAGAGAACATCGGTACGGACCTTTTGACAGTATCCGGCATCACGAGTGGCAGTGGGGAGCTCACTATATCGCAAGTGACCCTATCAATTCCGCCGCTTGCCAGCGACACCATTACGCTCTATCTGTTGGCCGGGAATACAGGAGCGTATAGCACCATGCTGACCATAAGCAGTAACGATCCGGATACGCCCGAGTTACTCGTGCCTGTATCTGCCGATGTTCTCCTGGCACCCGATATTCACGTGACGCCCACCGAGTTCACGCTGGCGGTCCATCCGGATAGTGCCCACTCAGAATTGCTCACCCTGTACAATAATGGGGGCAGTGAGCTCAGCTATGCTGTCTCGATTGCCTATCCGGACGATGGACTGAGCAAAGGGCAAGCGACTTACGATGAGGGTGGTCCGGATGCTTTCGGCTACCGCTGGAAGGATTCCAATGAACCAGGCGGTCCGGCGTTCGATTGGATTGACGCCATGGGTGGGTCACTGGCTTCTCTCAGCGATGACAGCTATGTCACGGGCATCTCCCTGGGATTCGATTTCTCCTACTATGGTCAGCAATACAGCAGCGTCAATATCATGTCCAACGGCTGGATCAGTTTTACTGATTTTGATTACTGGTTTCCCAATCAGGTCCCGGATTCGGATCAGGTCCCGGATTCGGCCCGCTATTACACCGGGGTCATTGCCCCCTTTGCTGGTGATCTCTACCCGCCCGGTGGCCAGGTGCTTTACCACAGCATGGGGAGTGAGCCCAATCGGGTCTTTGTGGTTGAGTTCAATGGTGTGCCCTGGTGCTGCTCCGGCCCACCCTATATGACCTTTGAAGTAATCCTGTATGAGGCTGGCGATAAAATCCGGTTCCAGTACTTTGATCTCCAGGGACAGACACCCTGGGCCATCGGCATCGCCAGCCCGGACAACTCAACGGGGCTGGGAAATGGTGGCAGCGGCATAACCTACATCGATCCGGCCATCGTGGGCGATAACTACGCCCTGGAGTTTTCCGCCCGCACCGAGTGGCTACTGGTGGAGCCGACGGCGGGATCGGTGGCAGCCGGCGATTCCGTCAATATTGCCATCACCACCGACATCTCCGAGCTGGATCTGGGCAGTTACAGCGCCCAAATCCTGGTCACCAGTAACGATCCGGATGAGGGGCAGGTGGCGGTGCCGGTCGCCTTGACGGTCACACTTGAGGTTGCTGCCGGGCTCGGCCTCCCGCAATCTTTCGCCCTCCATCAGAACTATCCCAACCCATTCAACCCGACAACCACCCTGCGGTTTGACTTGCCGGCGGCGACCCATGTGCGCATCGTGATCTACGACCTTTTGGGACGGGAGGTGGTTCACTTGGTGAACGGCCGCCTGGAGGCAGGGTATCACGGCCTGATCTGGAATGGAAGAGACACCCGGGGACGGGAGGTGCCCACGAGCATTTACATCGCCCACCTGATGACACCTGGGTATACAAAATCCATCAAGATGGTGCTGCTGAAGTAG
- a CDS encoding UDP-glucose--hexose-1-phosphate uridylyltransferase, protein MVKLQYLERPHRRYNPLSGEWVLVSAHRRQRPWLGDVQPPDETPLPERNPDCYLCPGSKRAGGVINPDYTSTFVFENDYAAILPESTGTGPKIAPYDSLFSAEKVQGECRVICFSPRHNQTLAEMPKGQIRALVDLWCEQTVELGGRYKWVQIFENKGTMMGSSNPHPHGQIWATDFLPTEAVKEDNNQRQHYSRSDSRLLLDYLAREKDEKSRVVLENPHWTVVVPYWAVWPYETMLLPNSPMSTLPELDDENRNDLADILKRILMKYDQLFNVSFPYCMGWHGAPGTHGATDYWQLHAHFYPPLLRSASIRKFMVGYEMLGEPQRDLTAEEAAESLRRIDG, encoded by the coding sequence TTGGTAAAGTTGCAGTACCTGGAGCGACCTCATCGGCGATATAATCCCCTTTCGGGAGAGTGGGTGCTTGTATCAGCGCACAGGCGCCAAAGACCCTGGCTTGGGGATGTGCAACCGCCAGATGAGACGCCTTTACCGGAGCGCAATCCTGACTGCTATTTATGCCCGGGGTCGAAGAGGGCAGGCGGCGTCATAAACCCCGACTACACTTCAACCTTTGTGTTCGAGAACGACTATGCAGCTATTCTGCCGGAAAGTACGGGGACAGGGCCAAAGATAGCGCCTTATGATTCGTTATTCAGTGCTGAAAAGGTTCAGGGCGAATGCCGGGTCATCTGTTTCTCTCCCCGGCACAACCAGACCCTGGCTGAGATGCCGAAGGGACAGATCAGAGCCTTGGTTGATCTGTGGTGCGAGCAAACTGTGGAACTGGGCGGACGATACAAATGGGTCCAGATATTTGAAAACAAAGGCACGATGATGGGGAGCTCCAATCCCCATCCTCACGGGCAAATCTGGGCGACTGATTTTCTACCCACTGAAGCCGTGAAAGAGGATAATAATCAGCGGCAGCATTACAGCCGGAGCGATTCCAGACTGTTACTGGACTATCTTGCCAGGGAGAAAGATGAGAAATCGAGGGTAGTTCTGGAAAATCCGCACTGGACGGTCGTGGTGCCATACTGGGCTGTATGGCCTTACGAGACCATGTTGCTGCCCAACAGTCCCATGAGTACGCTGCCTGAATTGGATGATGAGAATCGTAATGATTTGGCGGACATTCTGAAGAGAATACTGATGAAGTATGACCAACTATTCAATGTATCTTTTCCTTACTGTATGGGTTGGCACGGGGCGCCCGGTACACACGGGGCCACAGACTATTGGCAGCTGCATGCTCACTTTTATCCACCCCTGCTGCGGTCCGCTTCGATACGAAAATTCATGGTTGGATACGAGATGCTCGGAGAGCCGCAAAGAGATCTGACTGCCGAGGAAGCGGCTGAATCCTTGCGTAGGATAGATGGCTAG